DNA sequence from the Manihot esculenta cultivar AM560-2 chromosome 11, M.esculenta_v8, whole genome shotgun sequence genome:
aatatGCAATCAGAATTGGATTATACAGGACATTATTAGCTTCAGTAATTCTATCAAGCAGTTGACTACACAAAAACAATTAAGTATTTACAGAATGTTCTGCTAGATTAAGTTCCATTTTGCTACATAAACAAACAGTTAACTACTGTTTAGGTAGGGTAACCATCTAACAGTACCCAAAATTGATGTAAAATAGTAAACATTCATCACGTGCGGGGGAAGAGAGGGAGAGAAAGAAGTATAAAGATAACAGAGCAAACTGAACTGCTCTACTATATAAGCAAGAACATCATAGAATTCATGTTCAAGGTGGCAGAAAACAAAGGTATGCTTACATCATACTGAAGTATGTGAAAAACAACATAGAGTGATAATCTATGATATGTAAAGCAAGATTTGAAGACTTACCATTAAGCACCTCCATTTTGAGTTAGGCCATCTATACGGATCCAAGTCACTTATTCCAGTGACAACACCGCTACATCTGCACAAGATAGAAAATCATGATGTTTCACTGCATAGCCGTGAATTAGTTTTGCTGCAATACTAAATGAAACAACACCTTCTTTCTGGAGAATCATCCATTTCAAATCTCATTTTGAATCTTGTTCCAATGCACACTGGATTCATGATGCTTTTCATATACTTTTTGTAGGGTACAACAAACTCTGCATGACTGGCCCTGCATTTCAGGAATTTCAGACAATTTTAAATTCCTGTTTTATCTATATATGCTCCATTTAggagaaaaaagaaacaaacaaaCAGCAAATAATAGCATGAGAATTAAAGGAAGAGGAACTATATCACAGTCAAATAGCCTAATAGAACACCACATAAGAACTGCAACAACTGCTATTTGAACCATTCTAGAACTTCTCAATTTGATCCTGAAAAAGAACTTACATTAAACCCTTTCACTACCCTGAAAAGACACCTTTTTCTTTTAGTAGCACAGACTATCTTCTCCATAAAAATTTGTACACAAATGAATGCACATATATGCATGCATGAGTGTATCTGCATGTTAAGAATCCATACGGTTCACATTTTTAATACTCCTAGTATAAACAAGTTGATTGCACTTCCAACCAAATCCATTTCAAGCAACTATATTTGTAAAGAGTAGCATTGTGAATCCTATAAGATGTTTAATGGCCCAACAGCTGTCAATGACCGACTCTGTAAGACAGCACTACAATGGCCAGTCAAGATAAGAACAAAAAAGGAAGCTTAATAAATATCAAAACCCTTGAAAATTTTGGGAAATTTTGAACTTGTGCTGAGAATAAAGGTAGTTTCAGTCCTGCAGACTGTTTATAAGGTAGCAAGTAAAAGTATATTCATAAATGCAATTAACTTGAACCCATATACAGTAATGATCATTCATGTAATTTCCAATCAAAATCATAGGTGTTGCATGTTAATTATCATGGTCATTTGAACCAGCCactaattttattctataatagGACACAATGCTTAATTACAAACTTCACTAGCCTATACAGAGTCACTGTTAGACTCTGGATGAGCAACTTATAGGAAAAGAAAATTCTGATTCCAAAGTTGTAGGCATTATATATCTCAGACTCACAATGAGGTGAAACAACCACTAGActtgtttaaaataatattatcatgGCAACTCACCAGGAATGACCTCAAATTTACAGTATAGTTCTTCCAATATTCTCCTTATAATCTTCTTTATATCTCAACAGTCACCACTAATGCAAACATATATTCAACTGTTCCTACTAATCCCAATGCATCCTGCACAATTCCCTTACTATAGATCTACTCTAGACTAAACATTGAGGATCACTTTTAAAAATCTCTCAGTTCAGAACACCATGGCATGCGTGTATCGTCTACAGACCATGAGAAGTGTAATCAAAATAGCTATTCTACTTAATATGCAATAGAAGAGTAGTATTTAAATCAGGTATTATCTTCATCCATCATTAAACAATGTTAATCAAATATTATACACTTAACTGTTTTCTTGAGCAGAAGAAATTGGGAATGCAGAATTTCTTAAACCTTAGCCCTTGAATAATAATCATCATACTCATAGTGAAAAAATTAACAATGTCAAAGTTTCTAAAGTTGAGTGGTAACAATGTCATTTTCATGCACAAGCCCTTACCCTACCCAATTGACACTTAACATCAATTAGACATACCCCTGAATGTGCTGAAACAAATTTTAGCTTGTAAAATTCAACTAAATAATCCATCCTGTTCAAATTATTGTCTCCATTGAAGAGCTATGGTTCTTTAAGCACAGATTTAAGCAGATACACAAAATGACAGGCCGAGGCTCCATTTGTTTCACGCAAAGTATTTTCTAGGAAATATATTTCCTTCATTTTCAATGTTTGGGGAACTCAAGAAAATTGATTAATGGAAATCTTTTCCTGCTCAAAGTggaaattaagattttttttaaaagaaaatggcttattcttttcaaaagagaaaatcattttccttactttgagaattttattaatactacAAAATTTTATATGCATAAATTTGTTaacatcttttattttttaacattgtTACCAAATAATGGAAGGTGAGGTATTTTGTTTTGAGAAATATTTTccacatataaattattttccacaAAACAAACAACGCCTAACAAAAGATTCATAACATCAAATTTGTGATAGTAGTCATACCTTGGACTGTACAGAACATTAAACATGCTGTTAGTGGACATTGCATTAGCCACCACAGAAAGAACACTGGGATATGAATTCTGCTTGCCAATAACTGAATCAGGAAGACCATTTCTTGGTCGAACAGCTCTTCTAATCCCCAACCTCAGCTCCCCATCTTCACCCCTACAAAGACCACAAGAAAAAAGAGCTTCATATGACCATATGGTGTAAACCCTCAAAATTAAATTGGAAACTCGTCTTCAATAATTTGCTCCTTTTTATCAGGAATACTTTTGTATACTCTTTCATTAGGCACAGTCAAAATTTGCTATTAGATATATTTACTCTACTGCATTTTTGGGATTTCTTGATGCTTTAAGTGCTTCCACTTACCAAATTTAGTAGATTTTCTGAGTGAATACTTCATTTCCTTCAAGTGAAATTTTACCTAATAGACTAAATTACAAAATTTGAGGAGACGACTTCAAATGAAGTATAAAAATGCACTTCAGAATCATGCCTACCTCAGAAATAGCACAGCATCCCCTGAAACTAGATTCTTTTGACTCACAAAAATACTCCACCCTGTAGTAAGCAGATGCCTTCTGGGTTGGCCTAAAAAGCAATAAACATTAAACAACACTATCAATATTTCTCTAAGATGAACCAAATCCAATGTTGTAATAAGATTTACCTCTGTATATATGTCGAAATCTCCACTCCACTCCATGCAGGTCTTTGGCCACAAGCTCTTGAGAGGGCCTCTGCTGTTTGTAATCCTACAGATATAGAAATATCACCACATTCACAACACATTCTAACTAAAGTTGAAAATCAGTTAGCAATTAAAGGCATAAAAATCATACCAGAGGAGGGAAACAGTCTTCAGCAGCTCTACGAGGAACAGAGAATCCTCCATGGGTGCTAGTATCAGAAGCTGTGAGTGTTTTGCAAAACATATGAGGGGTTGATTTTGCTGGTAATCTGCCTCCACCTTCTTCATCCACAACTAATTCTTCAAGCTCTTTGCCCTCTAAATCCTGTCCTACAAGCTACAAAGTTCCCCAGAAAATGACACTGTCAACTTCAAAATGTAAATTTGAGCTTCCTCTTAGAGTGAGCAATAACATCAATTCAAGATGATACCTGCGGTTGAGGAAGCAAAGTGAGCTGAGTGTAGACCTCATCATTCTCTTTATTAGCCTGTTCCAAGAGATTAGAATTAGAAAAGTAAAGAAGCAGCAGCAGAGTAAAAGGAAGCAACAAACAGAAAGTTATAAACTTGCAAGGAAGCTAATAAAAAGAATGCAAAAGTAAACAAAACCCAGTTTACTACTTACAAGGAGTTGCACATTTACAACTTTGCAAAAGATTTGTGGCTGGAGATCAAAGGTGGGCATTTCCATGGGAGAGAAAGGAGCTGAAGAGGCAACCTGTTCCAGATGGCCTTGAGGAAAGTAGACAACCACATTCCCTTTCTTGGGCAGTAAAGTAAGAGGACCAGCACAAGCATGCCAAAGCTCCAAGTAAATTGAAGAAGGCAATGGAGATGGAGCTGAATTagaagaacaagaagaagaggaagagtcCCCATTAGTACAAAATGCATTCTTCTCCACCTCAGTCACTGCATGATTCAGATCAATTTCCATGAACACCACTCCAGTGTTGTTATCTTAGTAAGGACTTTTAAAAATACAAGTACAACCACATAACCAACCACAAAAatatcaagaaattaaaaaaaagaaatgaaagcAAGGGGCAAGAGAGTAATCAAGTGGAAAAGAAGGGTACCCACAAAGCTAAGAGAAAAACATAGAAAATTGGAAATGAGGTCAAATCATGGGAAGAAACTCATATTTTTTGAAGGGTACCCATAAAAGTTAAATACAGGAGAGCAATGCAAGAAGATGAATAGAAAACAACAAGAAGGTCATGTTTAGAAAGGGATACCCACACAAAGCTAAAAGATGAGAATgaaaggaagaaagaaagaaaggaagtAAAGGGTATCAAATAATAACAAGGAATTCAAAGTATGATTCCTCCCCCATTTGCAGGTACTGAGAAGAGGGAGCAGAAGTAGCAGACATAGACAATTGCATAGGAAGCACAGAAAACAAAAGGCAAAAAAAGCCAATGTGGTGGTGGCTTTTGGACTTGAACTGTTGAgatagagagagatagagagattgatagagagagaaagagactgAGAGACTGTGTTGGGTGGAGGGGACAGGCTAAGACAGTACATAACCCACACTCTCCCCACAATCCTTACTCTCTCTCAAGCCTCAATTGCTTTGCCTAGCtttatctctttttctttttttattattatcagaaTCAGTCATCTTCTTtcttaattctttaattaatttcacTATGCATGAGGGTCCTTCAGCACCCAGACAAAAGGGGAGTTTTCATTCAATGACaacgaacaaaaaaaaaaactcaacttTCTCCATTTTGCTACAATCCTTTCAGCATTCCTGGGTTGAAGAGAAACAATAAGATAAAAACAacccaatattttttttttctctaca
Encoded proteins:
- the LOC110626862 gene encoding auxin response factor 4 isoform X3; the encoded protein is MEIDLNHAVTEVEKNAFCTNGDSSSSSCSSNSAPSPLPSSIYLELWHACAGPLTLLPKKGNVVVYFPQGHLEQVASSAPFSPMEMPTFDLQPQIFCKVVNVQLLANKENDEVYTQLTLLPQPQLVGQDLEGKELEELVVDEEGGGRLPAKSTPHMFCKTLTASDTSTHGGFSVPRRAAEDCFPPLDYKQQRPSQELVAKDLHGVEWRFRHIYRGQPRRHLLTTGWSIFVSQKNLVSGDAVLFLRGEDGELRLGIRRAVRPRNGLPDSVIGKQNSYPSVLSVVANAMSTNSMFNVLYSPRASHAEFVVPYKKYMKSIMNPVCIGTRFKMRFEMDDSPERRCSGVVTGISDLDPYRWPNSKWRCLMVRWDEDIVSDHQDRVSPWEIDPSVSLPPLSIQSSPRLKKLRTGLSATPPDNPITGGGGFLDFEESGRSSKVLQGQENVGFASPLYGRDTLNRPPDFGMQNMAHQNLVSTGREKADIGEITRARSTTYTGFAESDRFPKVLQGQEICPLRSLTGKSDLNLSAWCRPNLGCGPFNTYQAPRPSFYPLAAESLQKMYITYGDLHKTGQDPRMSSYATKFPREKLPFDASSVQTGAARDVVGKPNQSSEHKSQEIISASPGLGANLINQKENSFNGTASGCKLFGFSLTADSPTPNSQNSGS